In one Alosa alosa isolate M-15738 ecotype Scorff River chromosome 14, AALO_Geno_1.1, whole genome shotgun sequence genomic region, the following are encoded:
- the usp10 gene encoding ubiquitin carboxyl-terminal hydrolase 10 isoform X2 — translation MASRSNQYIFGEFSPDEFNQFFVTPRCFVELPPFNDKVSCISHSSGEDFQRIEFGVDEVMDAEPVGVKDPMYKVSSTLNPQAPEFILGCQSSQKAMPTAMPEPDVPDGTDFNSVDCPDSEPSAMDSAQAGQELDGMGGGLGQRERKKKKKRPPGYYNYLEGSGGSNNSGGMVVPDGPLGSGLVNGHSLGTPSLTSEDTNPEGLSGPELGTPSPTTTPGAIPAPATTPAPTAAPTHQRTCASPDESSLDLTSGAASSSSDGNNAASSSSSSSSSSSSSSQSSAVADGRRTAEQPAERPELLVGGRHSPCPTSPPPPVLAAAASPLAAAAATTEEEEEEGVVDSGVANGLAGPSSADGHEDSSEAGEALQSLPTAASAAPPAAVAQPLAEQAQVPAAPAAPAANPPKSWASLFHNSKPLPGGPQAYVEVKNVPVVTPTSPAAAEVPEKAGEVREGPVPVAEDPMAPKLAELIENVKLIHKPVSLQPRGLINKGNWCYINATLQALIACPPMYHLMKSIPLFSETQRPCTSTPMMDNFVRLVNEFSNMPVPSKAKLQAAGDKVMKDIRPGVPFEPTYIYRLLTLIKSSLSEKGRQEDAEEYLGFTLNGLHEEMLALKKLISPQEEKVSTPNGPDSQPGMADDSAEKEEEEGSDDEWEQVGPRNKTSITRQTDFIRTPITDIFGGHIRSVVYQQSSKESATLQPFFTLQLDIQSEKIRTVQEALETLVARESVQGYTTKTKQEIEISRRVTLEELPPVLVLHLKRFVFEKTGGCQKLIKNIDYPVDLEISKDLLSPGVRGKIFKGQRTYRLFAVVYHHGNSATGGHYTTDVFHIGLNGWLRIDDQAVKVINQYQVVKQTAERTAYLLYYRRVDLL, via the exons ATGGCTTCGCGCAGTAACCAG TATATCTTTGGGGAGTTCAGCCCAGATGAATTCAATCAATTCTTTGTGACTCCCCGATGTTTTGTGGAG CTTCCCCCATTCAATGACAAAGTATCCTGCATCAGCCACTCCTCAG GGGAGGACTTCCAGCGCATCGAGTTTGGCGTGGACGAAGTGATGGATGCGGAGCCTGTTGGGGTGAAGGATCCCATGTACAAAGTGTCGAGCACCCTGAACCCCCAGGCCCCAGAGTTCATCCTGGGCTGCCAGTCTTCCCAGAAGGCCATGCCCACAGCCATGCCAGAGCCGGACGTCCCTGACGGCACCGACTTCAACTCCGTGGACTGCCCGGACTCTGAGCCCTCCGCCATGGACAGCGCCCAGGCTGGGCAGGAACTAGACGGCATGGGTGGAGGTCTGGGCCAGCGCGAAcgcaagaaaaagaaaaagcgcCCGCCGGGATACTACAACTACCTGGAGGGCTCAGGCGGCAGTAACAACAGCGGCGGCATGGTGGTGCCGGACGGGCCATTGGGCTCGGGGCTGGTGAACGGACACTCGCTCGGCACCCCTAGCCTGACCTCCGAGGACACGAACCCAGAGGGGCTGTCGGGGCCTGAGCTCGGCACGCCGAGTCCAACCACCACCCCCGGTGCCATCCCTGCCCCCGCCACCACCCCCGCACCCACAGCGGCTCCCACCCATCAGAGGACTTGTGCCAGCCCTGATGAATCTTCCCTGGACTTGACCAGCGGCgccgcctcctcttcctcagacgGCAACAATGCCGCCTCGTCgtcgtcctcctcttcctcctcctcttcctcctcctctcagagCAGCGCGGTGGCGGATGGGCGCAGGACTGCAGAGCAGCCGGCCGAGAGGCCAGAACTGCTGGTCGGCGGCAGGCACAGCCCTTgccccacctcccctcctccacccgtGTTGGCTGCTGCAGCCAGCCCGCTCGCAGCTGCCGCTGCTACtactgaagaggaggaggaggaaggggttGTGGACAGTGGTGTAGCCAACGGGCTGGCTGGGCCCAGCTCTGCAGATGGACATGAGGACTCCTCTGAAGCAGGGGAGGCGCTGCAGAGCTTGCCCACTGCTGCCTCAGCAGCGCCCCCTGCTGCTGTCGCCCAGCCGCTGGCGGAGCAGGCACAGGTGCCCGCTGCGCCAGCAGCACCTGCTGCCAACCCGCCCAAGTCCTGGGCCAGCCTTTTCCACAACTCCAAGCCTTTGCCGGGGGGCCCACAGGCCTATGTGGAGGTCAAGAACGTGCCGGTGGTGACGCCCACTTCTCCGGCTGCTGCCGAGGTGCCTGAGAAGGCTGGAGAGGTTCGGGAGGGCCCTGTCCCCGTGGCAGAGGACCCTATGGCCCCCAAACTGGCAG AACTTATTGAGAATGTGAAATTGATACACAAACCAGTGTCTTTGCAACCCAGAGGACTGATCAACAAGGGCAACTGGTGCTATATCAATGCT ACCTTGCAGGCCCTGATTGCATGTCCCCCAATGTATCATCTGATGAAATCTATCCCCCTGTTCAGTGAAACCCAGAGACCATGCACATCAACACCCATGATGGATAACTT TGTTCGGCTGGTGAATGAATTCAGTAACATGCCTGTGCCCTCTAAGGCCAAACTGCAAG CTGCTGGAGACAAAGTCATGAAAGACATTCGGCCAGGTGTACCTTTCGAGCCAACTTATATTTACAGACTCCTCACACTCATCAAATCGAGCCTCTCGGAGAAG GGGCGTCAGGAGGATGCAGAGGAGTACCTGGGCTTCACCCTGAACGGCCTGCACGAGGAAATGCTGGCGCTGAAAAAGCTCATCTCTCCACAAGAAGAGA AAGTATCAACACCGAATGGCCCCGACTCCCAGCCAGGAATGGCGGACGATTCTGCtgagaaggaagaagaggagggcaGCGATGACGAGTGGGAGCAAGTGGGCCCCAGGAACAAGACCTCCATCACCCGCCAGACAGACTTCATCCGCACCCCCATCACAGACATATTCGGAGGCCACATCAG GTCGGTGGTGTACCAGCAGAGCTCCAAGGAGTCGGCCACCCTCCAGCCCTTCTTTACTCTGCAGCTGGACATCCAATCAGAGAAGATCCGCACCGTCCAGGAAGCCTTGGAGACGCTCGTGGCACGCGAGTCTGTTCAGGGCTACACCACTAAAACCAAGCAGGAG ATTGAGATCAGCCGGAGAGTTACCTTGGAGGAGCTGCCCCCTGTTCTAGTCCTTCACCTCAAGAGATTTGTGTTTGAGAAGACTGGTGGATGTCAAAAGCTGATCAAGAATATTGACTACCCTGTAGATCTGGAAATCAGTAAAG ATCTTCTGTCTCCAGGGGTGCGGGGCAAAATCTTCAAAGGCCAAAGAACCTACAGGCTCTTTGCAG
- the marveld3 gene encoding MARVEL domain-containing protein 3 has product MPEPDRHHRRDDHRHKSREREQSHYTRDDERETENYYEKRNRTGEERNYGNDKSNTKRNYPEKDRGAYTHPDRHNYDSHHDQGHHRQYLESPVSSYNQYDPEHREALHNIRYLGTGRGICQAMEVFLNMLIIICAGVSHSTKGEYRDIASLGGLYEYHYGGASAFTGAEAERVKQLDRQFYQLKLPPYIFSMACGGALMVYALLMLALGIFRVPYRWPLTLLVEAILNGLIGLGYIPAVAFYFIKLQETYNHPICKEREEMYKSKGHRGFECSLHGADVAGGLFGVMGVILFPLGAVLAIRAFRTVRERKKQQELENNHL; this is encoded by the exons ATGCCAGAGCCGGACAGGCACCACCGACGGGATGATCACCGCCATAAAAGCAGAGAACGAGAACAGTCTCACTACACAAGAGATGATGAGAGAGAAACGGAGAACTATTATGAGAAGAGAAAcaggacaggagaagagaggaactACGGCAATGATAAGAGTAACACAAAGCGTAATTATCCCGAGAAAGACAGAGGTGCATACACTCACCCAGACAGGCATAATTATGACTCTCATCATGACCAAGGCCATCATAGACA GTACTTGGAAAGTCCTGTGTCTTCTTACAACCAGTATGACCCAGAACACCGAGAAGCACTTCACAATATCAGATATTTGGGCACAGGAAGAG GAATTTGCCAGGCAATGGAGGTATTTCTCAACATGTTGATCATTATATGTGCTGGAGTTTCTCACAGTACAAAGGGGGAGTACCGTGATATTGCCAGCCTTGGTGGTTTGTATGAATACCACTATGGAGGTGCCAGCGCTTTCACCGGAGCAGAGGCAGAGCGAGTGAAACAACTTGACCGACAGTTCTATCAGCTCAAGCTGCCCCCTTACATCTTCAGCATGGCATGTGGAGGGGCATTGATGGTTTATGCTCTCCTCATGCTGGCCCTGGGTATCTTCCGTGTGCCATACCGCTGGCCATTGACATTACTGGTAGAGGCCATACTGAATGGCCTGATTGGCTTGGGCTACATCCCTGCAGTGGCGTTCTACTTCATTAAACTTCAGGAGACTTACAACCACCCCATTTgcaaggagagggaggaaatgtATAAGAGCAAAGGTCACAGAGGATTTGAGTGCTCACTCCATGGGGCAGATGTTGCAGGAGGTCTGTTTGGGGTGATGGGGGTCATTCTTTTCCCCCTTGGTGCAGTGCTGGCTATCAGGGCTTTCAGGACAGTCAGAGAGCGCAAGAAgcagcaggagctggagaaCAATCATTTGTAA
- the usp10 gene encoding ubiquitin carboxyl-terminal hydrolase 10 isoform X1 has protein sequence MASRSNQYIFGEFSPDEFNQFFVTPRCFVELPPFNDKVSCISHSSGSYCTPAVPYITESMRRQVCGEDFQRIEFGVDEVMDAEPVGVKDPMYKVSSTLNPQAPEFILGCQSSQKAMPTAMPEPDVPDGTDFNSVDCPDSEPSAMDSAQAGQELDGMGGGLGQRERKKKKKRPPGYYNYLEGSGGSNNSGGMVVPDGPLGSGLVNGHSLGTPSLTSEDTNPEGLSGPELGTPSPTTTPGAIPAPATTPAPTAAPTHQRTCASPDESSLDLTSGAASSSSDGNNAASSSSSSSSSSSSSSQSSAVADGRRTAEQPAERPELLVGGRHSPCPTSPPPPVLAAAASPLAAAAATTEEEEEEGVVDSGVANGLAGPSSADGHEDSSEAGEALQSLPTAASAAPPAAVAQPLAEQAQVPAAPAAPAANPPKSWASLFHNSKPLPGGPQAYVEVKNVPVVTPTSPAAAEVPEKAGEVREGPVPVAEDPMAPKLAELIENVKLIHKPVSLQPRGLINKGNWCYINATLQALIACPPMYHLMKSIPLFSETQRPCTSTPMMDNFVRLVNEFSNMPVPSKAKLQAAGDKVMKDIRPGVPFEPTYIYRLLTLIKSSLSEKGRQEDAEEYLGFTLNGLHEEMLALKKLISPQEEKVSTPNGPDSQPGMADDSAEKEEEEGSDDEWEQVGPRNKTSITRQTDFIRTPITDIFGGHIRSVVYQQSSKESATLQPFFTLQLDIQSEKIRTVQEALETLVARESVQGYTTKTKQEIEISRRVTLEELPPVLVLHLKRFVFEKTGGCQKLIKNIDYPVDLEISKDLLSPGVRGKIFKGQRTYRLFAVVYHHGNSATGGHYTTDVFHIGLNGWLRIDDQAVKVINQYQVVKQTAERTAYLLYYRRVDLL, from the exons ATGGCTTCGCGCAGTAACCAG TATATCTTTGGGGAGTTCAGCCCAGATGAATTCAATCAATTCTTTGTGACTCCCCGATGTTTTGTGGAG CTTCCCCCATTCAATGACAAAGTATCCTGCATCAGCCACTCCTCAG GAAGTTACTGCACTCCTGCTGTGCCTTACATTACGGAGTCAATGAGACGGCAGGTTTGCG GGGAGGACTTCCAGCGCATCGAGTTTGGCGTGGACGAAGTGATGGATGCGGAGCCTGTTGGGGTGAAGGATCCCATGTACAAAGTGTCGAGCACCCTGAACCCCCAGGCCCCAGAGTTCATCCTGGGCTGCCAGTCTTCCCAGAAGGCCATGCCCACAGCCATGCCAGAGCCGGACGTCCCTGACGGCACCGACTTCAACTCCGTGGACTGCCCGGACTCTGAGCCCTCCGCCATGGACAGCGCCCAGGCTGGGCAGGAACTAGACGGCATGGGTGGAGGTCTGGGCCAGCGCGAAcgcaagaaaaagaaaaagcgcCCGCCGGGATACTACAACTACCTGGAGGGCTCAGGCGGCAGTAACAACAGCGGCGGCATGGTGGTGCCGGACGGGCCATTGGGCTCGGGGCTGGTGAACGGACACTCGCTCGGCACCCCTAGCCTGACCTCCGAGGACACGAACCCAGAGGGGCTGTCGGGGCCTGAGCTCGGCACGCCGAGTCCAACCACCACCCCCGGTGCCATCCCTGCCCCCGCCACCACCCCCGCACCCACAGCGGCTCCCACCCATCAGAGGACTTGTGCCAGCCCTGATGAATCTTCCCTGGACTTGACCAGCGGCgccgcctcctcttcctcagacgGCAACAATGCCGCCTCGTCgtcgtcctcctcttcctcctcctcttcctcctcctctcagagCAGCGCGGTGGCGGATGGGCGCAGGACTGCAGAGCAGCCGGCCGAGAGGCCAGAACTGCTGGTCGGCGGCAGGCACAGCCCTTgccccacctcccctcctccacccgtGTTGGCTGCTGCAGCCAGCCCGCTCGCAGCTGCCGCTGCTACtactgaagaggaggaggaggaaggggttGTGGACAGTGGTGTAGCCAACGGGCTGGCTGGGCCCAGCTCTGCAGATGGACATGAGGACTCCTCTGAAGCAGGGGAGGCGCTGCAGAGCTTGCCCACTGCTGCCTCAGCAGCGCCCCCTGCTGCTGTCGCCCAGCCGCTGGCGGAGCAGGCACAGGTGCCCGCTGCGCCAGCAGCACCTGCTGCCAACCCGCCCAAGTCCTGGGCCAGCCTTTTCCACAACTCCAAGCCTTTGCCGGGGGGCCCACAGGCCTATGTGGAGGTCAAGAACGTGCCGGTGGTGACGCCCACTTCTCCGGCTGCTGCCGAGGTGCCTGAGAAGGCTGGAGAGGTTCGGGAGGGCCCTGTCCCCGTGGCAGAGGACCCTATGGCCCCCAAACTGGCAG AACTTATTGAGAATGTGAAATTGATACACAAACCAGTGTCTTTGCAACCCAGAGGACTGATCAACAAGGGCAACTGGTGCTATATCAATGCT ACCTTGCAGGCCCTGATTGCATGTCCCCCAATGTATCATCTGATGAAATCTATCCCCCTGTTCAGTGAAACCCAGAGACCATGCACATCAACACCCATGATGGATAACTT TGTTCGGCTGGTGAATGAATTCAGTAACATGCCTGTGCCCTCTAAGGCCAAACTGCAAG CTGCTGGAGACAAAGTCATGAAAGACATTCGGCCAGGTGTACCTTTCGAGCCAACTTATATTTACAGACTCCTCACACTCATCAAATCGAGCCTCTCGGAGAAG GGGCGTCAGGAGGATGCAGAGGAGTACCTGGGCTTCACCCTGAACGGCCTGCACGAGGAAATGCTGGCGCTGAAAAAGCTCATCTCTCCACAAGAAGAGA AAGTATCAACACCGAATGGCCCCGACTCCCAGCCAGGAATGGCGGACGATTCTGCtgagaaggaagaagaggagggcaGCGATGACGAGTGGGAGCAAGTGGGCCCCAGGAACAAGACCTCCATCACCCGCCAGACAGACTTCATCCGCACCCCCATCACAGACATATTCGGAGGCCACATCAG GTCGGTGGTGTACCAGCAGAGCTCCAAGGAGTCGGCCACCCTCCAGCCCTTCTTTACTCTGCAGCTGGACATCCAATCAGAGAAGATCCGCACCGTCCAGGAAGCCTTGGAGACGCTCGTGGCACGCGAGTCTGTTCAGGGCTACACCACTAAAACCAAGCAGGAG ATTGAGATCAGCCGGAGAGTTACCTTGGAGGAGCTGCCCCCTGTTCTAGTCCTTCACCTCAAGAGATTTGTGTTTGAGAAGACTGGTGGATGTCAAAAGCTGATCAAGAATATTGACTACCCTGTAGATCTGGAAATCAGTAAAG ATCTTCTGTCTCCAGGGGTGCGGGGCAAAATCTTCAAAGGCCAAAGAACCTACAGGCTCTTTGCAG